In Nocardioides sp. W7, the genomic stretch CGTGTGGTGTGGCGTCACGCCCTGCCCAACGCCTTCCCGGCCGTCGCCGCGGCGTTGGTCGTCGAGCTCTCCTACCTGCTCAGCGGGGCCGTGGTCGTCGAGGTCCTCTTCGCCTACGACGGCATCGGCAAGCGCCTGGTCGATGCGATCTTCGCCCGCGACTACCCCGTCGTGCAGGCAGCCGTCTTCGTGATCGGCCTGGTGGTGGTCGTGGTCAACGTGCTCGGTGACGTCCTGCTCCGCATCCTCGATCCTCGCACGGGAAGGGCCGCGGCATGAGAACGCCGGATCTGAGGCTCTGGACGCCACTGGCTGTCCTGACGCTCGTCGTGCTCGGCTGTCTGCTCGGGCCGCTCATCGTGGACGCCGACCCGATCGCCCAGGACCTGGGCAACCGGCTCGAGGCACCCGACTGGCTGGGGGGCAGCGGCGGGCTGCTCGGCACCGACCCGTTCGGCCGGGACCTGCTCGCCCGCACCCTGGCCGGAGGTCGGGTGTCCCTCGCGGTCGGCTTCGGCGCCGCCACCGGGGCCGTCGTGCTCGGTGTCCTGCTCGGCCTGCTCGCCGGCTACCGCGGCGGTCGCGTCGACCGGGCGATCATGACCCTGGCCGACGTCTGGCTCGCCTTCCCGTTCCTGGTGCTCGCGCTCGCTGCGGTCGCCGTCGTCGGCTCGGACATCCCGGTGCTGATCGCGCTGCTCACCCTGGGCGGCTGGGTGCTCCCCACCCGGGTCACCCGCACGATCGTGCAGCGGCTGCGCGGCGAGGACTTCGTCGTCGCGGCGACCGGCGCCGGCGCGTCCGACGGCTATGTCGTCTTCAAGCACCTGCTGCCGCAGGTGCTGCCGGTCACCCTGGTCGTCTGGTCCTTCACGGTGGGCACGCTGGTGGTGATCGAGAGCTCGCTCTCGTTCCTGGGTCTCGGGGTACGACCACCCACGCCGTCGTGGGGGAACCTCATCTCCGACGGCACCGTCTATCTCGAGACCGCCTGGTGGATCCTCACCTGGCCGTCGCTCATGATCGCGCTGACCGTGCTCTGTGCCAACACCCTCGGCACCGCCCTGCGCCTCCGCCTCAGCGGCGTCGGCCTCGACCCGGAGGTGCTGAAGTGAGCCACACCCTCGTCATCGAAGACCTCTGGATCGAGGCCGGCAGCCCCGAGCGTCCCCAGGTGCTCGTCCGCGGCGCCTCCCTGACCGCTCCCCGCGGCAGTGTGGTCGGCCTGGTCGGCGAGTCGGGTTCGGGCAAGACCGTCACCTGCATGTCCGCGCTCGGACTGGCCGGATCCGGGGTGCGGATCACCCGCGGGTCGGTCCGGATGCTCGACACCGAGCTCGTGGGCGCGGACGCCGCCACGCTCGCCCAGGTGCGTGGTGGGGTGGTCGGCACCGTCTTCCAGGATCCGCTCAGCTCGCTCAACCCGCTGCAACGGATCGGCACCCAGATCGCGGAGACCCTCACGCTGCACCGAGGCGGCCGCGCGTCCCAGCACCGGTCGCGG encodes the following:
- a CDS encoding ABC transporter permease, with product MRTPDLRLWTPLAVLTLVVLGCLLGPLIVDADPIAQDLGNRLEAPDWLGGSGGLLGTDPFGRDLLARTLAGGRVSLAVGFGAATGAVVLGVLLGLLAGYRGGRVDRAIMTLADVWLAFPFLVLALAAVAVVGSDIPVLIALLTLGGWVLPTRVTRTIVQRLRGEDFVVAATGAGASDGYVVFKHLLPQVLPVTLVVWSFTVGTLVVIESSLSFLGLGVRPPTPSWGNLISDGTVYLETAWWILTWPSLMIALTVLCANTLGTALRLRLSGVGLDPEVLK